A window of Eubacteriaceae bacterium ES3 contains these coding sequences:
- a CDS encoding FAD-dependent oxidoreductase codes for MKYDVVVVGGGLAGLTSAAYLSKSGVKTLLIEKNNKTGGLVNSFWHQGFSFDAGIRAFENSGILFPMLRSLNIDIEFVKNPISIGVRNQWTKLDRSNALTDYTKMLKNLFPNNTEDITLIAEQIKKAMHYMNVIYGIDNPLFLDKINDLNYIIKTLLPWMLRYQINISRAVRLDEPIYSYLKHFTDNDKLIDIIAQHFFKATPSFFALSYFSIYQDYHYPAGGTGTLAQKITDYIIQAGGSVLCDNCVTVIYPQKHEIMLSNESKINYQKLIWAADQKTLYEIMRGNQTSQVETQRAIVARSSGGDSILTLFIGVNLSKEYFLNSCGPHAFYTPDTLGLSALPCWQQSSKKSPDELLNWLNNFFERTTYEISCPAIHDDTLAPPGKTGLIISTLIDYNMVKFFSDIGQYEFFKQHCIRLITKVLEQSLFKNLRERIIFSLCSTPLTIERETKNTEGAITGWAFTNHQIPAENRLPKIANSILTPINDIYQCGQWTFSPSGLPISILTGKLAADAATKKLMGKHHD; via the coding sequence GTGAAATATGATGTAGTTGTAGTTGGAGGAGGTTTGGCCGGGTTAACAAGTGCTGCCTATCTGAGTAAATCCGGTGTTAAAACATTGCTTATTGAGAAAAATAATAAAACCGGCGGTTTAGTTAATAGCTTCTGGCATCAGGGCTTTTCCTTTGATGCTGGAATTAGAGCTTTTGAAAACTCTGGTATCTTATTTCCAATGCTGCGAAGTTTAAATATTGATATAGAATTTGTCAAAAACCCGATATCTATAGGTGTCAGGAATCAGTGGACAAAATTGGATCGCAGTAATGCCTTGACTGACTACACTAAAATGTTAAAAAATCTATTTCCAAATAACACCGAGGATATTACCCTTATTGCAGAGCAAATAAAAAAGGCAATGCATTATATGAATGTCATTTATGGTATTGATAATCCCCTTTTTCTCGATAAGATTAATGACTTAAACTATATTATTAAGACACTGCTGCCTTGGATGCTTCGCTACCAGATTAACATTAGTCGAGCGGTTAGGCTGGATGAACCTATTTATTCCTACCTCAAACATTTTACTGACAATGATAAGTTAATCGATATAATTGCCCAGCACTTTTTTAAAGCTACACCAAGTTTTTTTGCCTTAAGTTACTTTAGTATTTATCAGGACTATCACTATCCGGCCGGTGGAACAGGAACCCTCGCGCAAAAAATCACTGATTACATCATTCAGGCAGGCGGCAGTGTCTTATGTGACAACTGCGTTACTGTAATTTATCCGCAAAAACATGAAATAATGCTATCAAATGAAAGCAAAATAAATTATCAAAAGCTTATCTGGGCCGCTGATCAGAAAACGCTCTACGAAATTATGCGTGGTAACCAAACTTCCCAAGTTGAAACACAACGGGCAATAGTTGCCCGCAGCTCCGGTGGAGATTCCATTCTAACGCTTTTCATTGGTGTAAATCTCAGTAAAGAGTATTTTTTAAACAGCTGTGGCCCTCATGCTTTTTATACGCCTGATACATTAGGCCTTTCTGCATTACCCTGCTGGCAGCAAAGTTCAAAAAAAAGCCCTGACGAGTTGCTTAATTGGCTAAACAATTTTTTTGAAAGAACAACTTACGAAATTTCATGCCCAGCCATTCATGACGACACTCTTGCACCGCCTGGAAAAACCGGACTAATAATCAGTACATTAATCGATTATAATATGGTTAAGTTTTTTTCTGATATCGGACAATATGAGTTTTTCAAGCAACATTGTATTAGATTAATCACGAAAGTTCTTGAACAATCCTTATTTAAAAACTTAAGGGAACGGATAATATTTTCTCTCTGTTCTACCCCTTTAACAATTGAACGGGAAACAAAAAATACAGAGGGTGCTATAACAGGTTGGGCATTTACTAACCATCAAATTCCCGCTGAAAACCGTTTACCTAAAATCGCCAATTCTATTTTAACGCCAATAAACGATATTTATCAATGTGGACAATGGACTTTTAGTCCATCGGGTCTGCCAATTTCAATACTCACCGGAAAATTGGCAGCCGATGCAGCGACTAAGAAGCTTATGGGTAAACATCATGATTAG
- a CDS encoding ATP-grasp domain-containing protein: MKGWLLRNPQKMEDPSIVKIMKVVKERNIDLELVNPLDIQVVCEDSPDGMVYVGDEKKMVPDYVIAAFFNEKNYHAQSVLVMLESLGVFCINNWECIQSVDDKLLVYQKVVKEIAGVKFPKTVLVTDKTTPEFISSQFDYPVVMKVMHGSKGLGVVLVNSEKECDTLMNMTMAGKCADEIIIQECIMTSSGRDIRIVLIDGEFETAFIRQNDESFRSNIAKGGKKVEFNPPAELIETAEKVAKLMGIAVGTVDFLFGEEGNFYLCEANAMPGVAFDVESVFKKIVKAVAQRPVPVWKEAK, encoded by the coding sequence ATGAAAGGCTGGTTATTAAGAAATCCCCAAAAAATGGAAGATCCGTCAATCGTGAAAATCATGAAGGTCGTCAAGGAGAGAAACATTGATCTGGAACTTGTTAATCCTTTGGATATCCAGGTCGTTTGCGAAGATTCCCCGGATGGGATGGTCTATGTGGGAGATGAAAAGAAGATGGTGCCCGATTACGTGATTGCCGCTTTTTTTAACGAAAAAAACTATCATGCCCAATCAGTTCTGGTGATGCTGGAGTCCCTGGGGGTATTTTGCATTAATAACTGGGAATGTATACAGAGCGTGGATGATAAACTGCTGGTCTATCAGAAAGTAGTTAAAGAGATTGCAGGCGTAAAATTCCCCAAAACTGTTCTGGTAACTGATAAAACAACCCCTGAATTTATCTCCAGTCAGTTTGATTATCCGGTAGTTATGAAAGTCATGCATGGCAGTAAAGGTCTGGGTGTGGTTCTGGTCAACTCGGAAAAAGAATGTGATACATTGATGAATATGACCATGGCAGGAAAGTGTGCGGATGAAATTATTATACAGGAGTGTATTATGACCTCCAGCGGCAGAGACATTCGGATTGTTTTGATTGATGGTGAGTTCGAAACCGCTTTTATCAGACAAAATGACGAAAGTTTCCGTTCAAACATTGCCAAAGGCGGTAAAAAAGTCGAATTTAATCCGCCGGCAGAACTGATTGAAACAGCCGAAAAAGTTGCAAAGCTTATGGGAATAGCGGTGGGAACTGTGGATTTTCTCTTTGGCGAAGAAGGCAATTTTTATCTTTGTGAAGCAAATGCCATGCCAGGGGTCGCCTTTGATGTGGAATCGGTATTTAAAAAAATTGTAAAAGCAGTGGCTCAAAGACCAGTGCCGGTATGGAAGGAAGCGAAATGA
- a CDS encoding DUF1722 domain-containing protein: MRIGYSGLAIALPDSGMIKNKLNSVNTEQFLSLMEHNLSALERHITYNAKNNIPLFMISSELIPFTPDINLDLCWQKIFSEKLYQLGQKIFRSDMRLFLQASPYAALNSKDSDVHFNNVKQLNNLTQLFDKLGLRPENKIFLYPGGSHDDKSLSIKRFAKRCRDLEPTIKKHLIIKNDTQFFNIEDALSFSSIVGIPVVYDNLHNLLNTADKKKDDADWIKLCADSWGENDGPQTIYYGQPLSDKPPGTLSGVLQIAPFLKFYQTLPDQQIDIILEASDRNLSVLKCLHCTKEMGISSLETEWARYKYLILEHSPDAYQQIRQLLKNKHSYPALKMYQIIEDALDLPVSSGNAINAAQHIWGYFKNRASSSEGKHIQTILEQFSAGKLGLDEIKKELLKLAEKYQVNYLLNGYYFYL, from the coding sequence ATGAGAATCGGATATTCAGGACTTGCCATTGCCCTTCCAGACAGCGGTATGATAAAAAATAAACTAAATAGTGTTAACACTGAACAATTCTTGTCACTGATGGAACATAATTTATCAGCACTTGAAAGGCATATTACTTATAATGCGAAAAACAATATTCCTTTATTTATGATTTCCTCTGAACTGATTCCTTTTACGCCAGATATTAACCTGGATCTTTGCTGGCAAAAAATATTTTCAGAAAAGCTTTATCAACTTGGTCAAAAGATCTTTCGTTCAGATATGCGTTTATTTCTACAAGCAAGCCCATATGCTGCGTTGAATTCTAAAGATTCAGACGTTCATTTCAATAACGTTAAACAGCTGAACAACCTGACTCAGCTATTTGATAAATTGGGCTTAAGACCCGAAAATAAAATTTTTCTTTATCCAGGCGGTAGTCATGATGATAAGTCCCTATCGATTAAACGCTTCGCAAAGCGCTGTAGAGACTTAGAACCAACCATTAAAAAGCATTTGATCATTAAAAACGATACTCAATTTTTTAATATTGAAGATGCTTTATCCTTCTCTTCAATCGTTGGCATACCAGTTGTTTATGATAATCTGCATAATCTATTAAATACTGCTGACAAAAAAAAGGACGATGCTGACTGGATCAAACTGTGTGCCGATAGTTGGGGCGAAAATGATGGTCCTCAGACTATCTATTATGGTCAACCCCTTTCTGATAAGCCACCAGGCACACTTTCAGGAGTGCTCCAAATCGCACCCTTTCTAAAGTTCTATCAAACCCTTCCAGACCAGCAGATTGATATTATCCTCGAAGCAAGTGATAGAAACCTTTCTGTGCTAAAATGTCTGCATTGTACCAAAGAAATGGGTATTAGCAGCCTGGAAACCGAATGGGCACGTTATAAATACCTGATCCTTGAGCATTCTCCTGATGCTTATCAACAAATCCGACAACTGTTAAAAAACAAGCATAGCTACCCTGCTCTGAAAATGTACCAGATCATTGAAGATGCTTTAGACTTACCCGTTTCTTCCGGAAATGCAATAAATGCGGCTCAACATATTTGGGGATATTTTAAAAACCGAGCTTCTTCATCTGAAGGCAAACATATCCAAACGATACTTGAGCAGTTCTCTGCCGGTAAACTAGGTCTCGATGAGATTAAAAAGGAACTATTGAAACTCGCCGAGAAATACCAGGTAAATTATCTTTTAAACGGCTATTATTTCTATCTGTAA
- a CDS encoding glycosyltransferase family 2 protein: protein MQRLRSLWVNIMIRPIIEFLIAIGGLAVTPILFYHFPKLPPKKSSHIEFPLLSIIIPARNEEHSLPLLLKDLQDQSFALFEIICVDDNSTDLTAHTAKNFSVPVLSLHNKPDDWAGKCWACQNGANAASGDLLLFIDADVRLGQDAIYRLLQAYCDCNIPISVQPFHILEKNYEQLSMFFNFIQLAANGTTLKNPSATGLYGPIILISRSDYKKIGGHESVKQSVVEDMALANRLKESNIPYKVFVGDHELAFRMYGTGIKNLFQGWTKNIATGAANTPIDLLIMVFLWTTSVISTPVHILLSAISAKYFLMLIYTPLYITWVFLLNFYAKKIGLFKLWAIIFFPIPLATFILIFAISGFKKILGFKVTWKERSIK from the coding sequence ATGCAGCGACTAAGAAGCTTATGGGTAAACATCATGATTAGACCTATCATTGAATTCTTAATTGCCATCGGCGGGTTGGCCGTAACGCCTATTCTCTTTTACCACTTCCCAAAATTACCACCCAAAAAAAGCAGCCATATTGAATTCCCACTGCTTTCCATTATTATACCAGCACGAAATGAAGAACATTCGTTACCCTTACTACTTAAGGATCTTCAAGATCAATCCTTTGCTCTGTTTGAAATTATTTGTGTCGATGACAACTCCACTGACTTAACGGCACATACAGCCAAAAACTTTTCAGTGCCTGTCCTTTCTTTACATAATAAGCCCGATGACTGGGCAGGCAAGTGCTGGGCTTGCCAAAATGGCGCTAATGCCGCCAGCGGTGATTTACTTTTATTCATCGATGCTGATGTCCGCCTTGGTCAAGACGCCATCTATCGACTGTTACAAGCATATTGCGATTGCAACATCCCCATTTCAGTTCAGCCTTTTCATATCCTTGAAAAGAATTATGAGCAACTTTCAATGTTTTTTAATTTTATCCAGCTCGCTGCTAATGGGACAACACTAAAAAATCCCAGTGCAACAGGTCTTTACGGGCCAATCATTCTAATTTCTCGATCTGATTATAAGAAAATCGGTGGACATGAAAGTGTCAAACAAAGTGTTGTAGAAGATATGGCTCTAGCTAACCGCCTCAAAGAATCAAACATTCCCTATAAAGTTTTTGTCGGAGATCATGAGCTGGCTTTTCGAATGTATGGGACTGGGATTAAAAATCTATTTCAGGGCTGGACCAAAAACATAGCTACTGGCGCAGCCAATACCCCTATTGACTTGCTGATAATGGTGTTTTTGTGGACGACTTCGGTCATTTCCACCCCTGTCCATATTTTGTTATCAGCAATTAGCGCTAAATATTTTTTAATGCTGATTTATACTCCGTTGTATATTACATGGGTATTTTTATTGAATTTCTACGCAAAAAAAATTGGTCTGTTTAAGCTCTGGGCAATCATTTTCTTTCCCATTCCGCTGGCTACCTTTATTCTCATATTTGCTATATCCGGTTTTAAAAAAATCTTAGGTTTCAAAGTCACCTGGAAAGAACGTTCAATTAAATAG
- a CDS encoding sigma-70 family RNA polymerase sigma factor, which translates to MGEIVEKNQGMVYHLAKHYHTLCEVSYLDMDDLMQLGNIGLMEAVKGFDPDYGVKFSTYAGVAIKGHISRGLRYSTPWKDRKDPQSELCHLVSSSDLIPGAENTCLEDVLEDVRAFNAYSLAEEELDRLNLRKDLFSVLDTVFKPHDRIKNVLILNNGLNGHEYSLKEIGEIYGISGERTRQLNVKGLRRIRKSNAGRDLMEKYEEEYIEEVHTQKVKALVVNKQILKETSQTVKQPKLSFEEERELMDSLNSLFGL; encoded by the coding sequence ATGGGTGAGATTGTCGAAAAGAACCAGGGGATGGTTTATCATCTGGCCAAGCATTACCATACTTTATGTGAAGTGTCTTACCTGGATATGGACGATTTAATGCAGCTTGGTAATATTGGCCTTATGGAAGCCGTTAAAGGGTTCGATCCTGATTATGGTGTGAAATTCTCCACTTATGCCGGTGTGGCTATCAAAGGGCATATTTCAAGGGGCTTAAGATATTCCACGCCATGGAAGGATAGAAAAGACCCTCAAAGCGAACTCTGCCACCTTGTCAGCTCCAGCGATTTGATACCAGGTGCAGAAAATACCTGCCTGGAGGATGTTCTTGAAGATGTCCGGGCTTTTAATGCTTATAGTCTTGCTGAAGAGGAATTAGACCGGTTAAATTTACGCAAAGATTTATTTTCCGTCCTGGACACGGTATTTAAACCACATGACCGGATTAAAAACGTGCTTATTTTAAATAATGGTCTGAATGGCCATGAATACAGTTTAAAAGAAATAGGCGAGATATACGGCATTTCAGGCGAGCGCACCCGCCAATTAAATGTAAAAGGCTTGCGCCGGATCAGAAAGTCCAACGCTGGCAGGGATTTGATGGAGAAATACGAAGAGGAATATATAGAAGAGGTGCATACTCAGAAAGTTAAAGCACTGGTGGTAAATAAGCAGATTCTGAAAGAAACTTCACAAACAGTTAAGCAACCTAAATTGAGCTTTGAAGAGGAAAGGGAATTAATGGATAGCTTAAACAGTCTCTTTGGCTTGTAA
- a CDS encoding PqqD family protein, with the protein MKIKSVSIKEEYFLNEFAGEYWIFSKNDYNNGSVSGLTALNGAFVYLWAQLEKGMSVDELINALAQKKNLDIDDAEADVYEFLARLINGNIVDVVA; encoded by the coding sequence ATGAAAATTAAATCTGTATCAATAAAAGAGGAATATTTTTTGAACGAGTTTGCAGGAGAATACTGGATTTTTTCTAAAAACGATTATAACAATGGATCTGTTTCCGGTTTGACGGCTTTAAATGGTGCATTTGTTTATTTATGGGCTCAATTGGAAAAGGGAATGTCGGTTGACGAGTTGATAAACGCATTGGCTCAAAAGAAAAATTTGGATATTGATGACGCGGAAGCTGATGTTTATGAATTCCTGGCCAGACTGATTAATGGCAATATTGTGGATGTTGTGGCTTAA
- a CDS encoding NAD(P)-dependent alcohol dehydrogenase — protein sequence MKAVLWTKYGSPDSLELKEITEPVPNKNEVCIRVYATTVVAGDCEMRSLSLSFLLSTMVRLMNGVTSPKRFQLLGQEFSGEIDSIGSDVSQFKVGDKVFGATGFGHGTYSEYICLPEDSPDDVFIKNPAQLSFDTAAALAVGSLEALHFLRQANIKRHDTILINGAGGSIGTAAVQLAKIFGAEVTAVDKLEKLPMLQSIGADHIIDYKHNDFSDKHYDIIFDIPGKTPYKRLIQSLKPGGLILLANPNFATKLRSLIAQILSNKKTFMSTSRRSRNDLIYIRSLVESQKFYPVIDQYFTLEQMAEAHRYVDSGQKQGNVVITVC from the coding sequence ATGAAAGCTGTTTTATGGACAAAATACGGCTCACCTGACAGTCTAGAATTAAAAGAAATCACAGAACCCGTACCGAATAAAAACGAAGTCTGCATACGCGTATATGCAACGACTGTGGTTGCGGGAGACTGTGAAATGAGAAGCTTGTCATTATCCTTCTTGCTGAGTACGATGGTGCGGCTGATGAACGGCGTAACATCACCCAAACGATTCCAACTTCTGGGACAGGAGTTTTCCGGTGAAATAGATTCCATTGGCAGTGACGTTTCACAATTTAAAGTCGGAGATAAAGTTTTCGGAGCTACCGGTTTCGGACATGGTACCTACTCAGAATACATTTGTCTGCCAGAAGATTCTCCGGACGATGTGTTCATTAAAAACCCTGCTCAACTTTCATTTGATACCGCTGCTGCTTTGGCAGTGGGTTCACTTGAAGCATTGCATTTCCTGCGTCAAGCCAATATTAAAAGACATGACACCATATTAATAAACGGTGCAGGCGGAAGTATCGGCACAGCCGCCGTTCAATTAGCCAAAATATTCGGTGCCGAGGTTACCGCTGTTGACAAATTGGAAAAGCTACCAATGCTGCAATCCATAGGTGCCGACCATATAATTGATTATAAGCACAATGATTTTAGCGACAAACATTATGATATCATTTTCGATATTCCTGGAAAAACACCCTACAAACGCTTAATCCAGTCTTTGAAACCAGGCGGTTTAATCCTGCTTGCCAATCCCAATTTTGCTACAAAGCTTCGTTCTCTTATAGCGCAGATCCTAAGTAATAAAAAAACTTTTATGTCTACATCCAGGCGTAGCAGGAATGACCTGATCTATATCAGATCTCTGGTGGAAAGCCAAAAATTTTATCCGGTCATCGATCAGTATTTTACCCTTGAGCAAATGGCCGAAGCCCATCGGTATGTCGATTCAGGACAGAAACAGGGCAATGTCGTGATCACTGTCTGCTAG
- a CDS encoding ATP-grasp domain-containing protein, whose product MEGSEMKGWLLLNQKTIDDPSIQMIVGLIKKMELDIELVDIQKVQVLCSPEKIDGIQVGDRELPVPDFCLSAFFGGNNYHSQAVLTMLEGQEVFCVNSLESLKNTSDKLRTFQKIASSSKNILFPKTLLLTETLETDYVEKAIGFPCVVKVMHGSKGKGVIMVKSSEELKNILDIMGAGAYDDEILIQECIQASRGRDLRIMLAGRKYSQAYIRDNGDAFKSNLSQGGELQFLTPPLEVIKVAEEVAALLDIYFGSVDFLMGENNTYYICEANSMTGLTYSKESAGSRENNPLIEILKEIMKETARRKASLK is encoded by the coding sequence ATGGAAGGAAGCGAAATGAAAGGTTGGCTGTTACTTAATCAGAAAACGATCGATGATCCCTCGATTCAGATGATAGTGGGCTTGATCAAAAAAATGGAGCTGGATATTGAACTGGTTGATATCCAGAAGGTTCAGGTCCTATGCAGTCCTGAAAAAATTGATGGAATTCAAGTTGGTGACCGGGAATTGCCAGTGCCGGATTTTTGTTTATCTGCTTTTTTTGGCGGTAACAATTATCATAGCCAGGCAGTTCTTACAATGCTTGAAGGGCAAGAGGTCTTTTGTGTCAATAGTCTGGAAAGTTTAAAAAATACATCCGATAAACTGCGTACTTTTCAGAAAATTGCGTCATCAAGTAAAAACATTCTTTTTCCTAAAACACTTTTGTTAACGGAGACCCTGGAAACTGATTATGTAGAAAAAGCAATTGGCTTCCCCTGTGTTGTAAAAGTCATGCACGGCAGTAAGGGTAAAGGCGTGATTATGGTTAAAAGCAGCGAGGAATTGAAAAATATTCTGGATATTATGGGGGCCGGAGCCTACGATGATGAAATTCTCATTCAGGAATGTATTCAGGCCTCTCGCGGCAGGGATTTAAGGATCATGCTGGCGGGCAGAAAATATTCCCAGGCATATATTAGAGATAATGGAGATGCTTTTAAATCAAACCTTTCTCAGGGTGGTGAGCTTCAGTTTTTGACTCCGCCCCTGGAGGTGATCAAGGTCGCTGAAGAAGTGGCCGCACTGTTAGATATATATTTTGGCAGTGTCGATTTTTTAATGGGAGAAAATAATACTTATTATATCTGTGAAGCTAACTCCATGACCGGGCTGACCTATTCAAAAGAATCCGCTGGCAGCCGGGAAAACAATCCTTTGATTGAGATCTTGAAAGAAATTATGAAAGAGACAGCCAGACGAAAAGCTTCTTTAAAATAG
- a CDS encoding PocR ligand-binding domain-containing protein has translation MKNKNDLGYSKINNKKNKLPTETHQLLDERQNLLDNIQIDQPIVDNIDFNELFDLADIQKLQQEFAEATGVASVITHVDGTPITVPSNFTRLCRGIIRKTEKGRKNCYKSDAVIGAYSADGPNVKRCLSGGLWDAGAAITVGDKHVANWLIGQVRDESVHSEHLAAYAREIGADEDEMVAAFNEVPQMSEEQFNRIARFLYTIANQLSNLAYKNYLQKQMIKENVEKQEEILYLSYHDFLTGMYNRRYYEESLSRLNRPENLPLALLLGDVNGLKYLNDTVGHIAGDELLKKIADIIDRHCLKDDVAARLGGDEFVVIMPRTSQKDAEDRIEAMSQSAQSESVAGMPLSISFGCEMITEEEQSIYEVFKKAEDKMYREKNRIKIKQLAEV, from the coding sequence ATGAAAAATAAGAACGATTTGGGATATTCAAAAATAAATAACAAAAAAAACAAACTGCCTACCGAGACTCACCAACTTTTAGATGAAAGACAAAATCTATTGGATAACATTCAGATAGACCAGCCAATTGTGGATAATATTGACTTTAATGAACTTTTTGATTTAGCTGATATTCAGAAACTGCAGCAGGAATTCGCTGAAGCCACAGGAGTTGCATCTGTAATTACCCATGTCGATGGAACTCCGATTACGGTACCTTCCAATTTTACAAGGCTTTGCAGAGGTATCATTCGTAAAACCGAAAAGGGAAGAAAGAACTGTTATAAATCTGATGCGGTAATTGGAGCTTATAGTGCTGACGGGCCAAATGTTAAACGCTGCTTAAGCGGCGGCTTATGGGACGCCGGAGCGGCCATTACGGTGGGAGATAAACATGTGGCCAACTGGCTGATTGGTCAGGTTCGTGATGAAAGTGTCCATTCTGAGCATCTGGCTGCCTATGCCCGAGAAATTGGGGCAGATGAAGACGAGATGGTGGCAGCTTTTAATGAGGTGCCGCAGATGAGCGAAGAGCAATTTAACCGTATTGCCCGTTTTTTGTATACCATTGCCAATCAGCTTTCCAACTTAGCTTACAAAAATTATCTGCAAAAGCAGATGATCAAAGAGAATGTCGAAAAACAAGAAGAAATCCTGTATCTTTCTTATCATGATTTTTTAACCGGGATGTATAACCGTCGTTATTATGAAGAGTCTCTTTCTCGCTTGAATCGTCCGGAAAATCTGCCCCTGGCACTGCTTTTAGGGGACGTAAACGGCTTGAAATACTTAAATGATACAGTCGGTCATATTGCCGGTGATGAACTGCTTAAAAAAATCGCGGATATTATTGACAGACACTGTCTCAAAGATGATGTGGCTGCACGACTGGGTGGTGATGAATTTGTTGTGATTATGCCCAGGACCAGTCAGAAAGATGCTGAGGACAGGATTGAAGCGATGAGCCAATCGGCTCAGAGTGAGAGCGTGGCAGGGATGCCCTTATCGATTTCTTTTGGTTGTGAAATGATTACCGAGGAAGAGCAATCAATTTATGAGGTTTTTAAAAAGGCTGAAGATAAAATGTATCGGGAAAAAAACAGGATAAAGATCAAGCAATTGGCGGAAGTGTGA